GGATCGAGTTCGGCATCGCTTGGGCGAGGGTCTGAGCTTGACCGAGGGGAAACGGCAGCACGCCAAGCGGCCCAACGGGTACGCCTAGATAGGTGGCGGAGTCCTCACCGTCAGACCCGAGGAACGCTCCCTCCAGAGGCCTGTTGCCGCCGGCAACGTGCTCCGCCAAGAGCTGCGATGCCATCTCGCTGAACCCCATGCCGGCCAGAAGGTAGCCGACATGAGCCCGGGCAATGTCCTGAACTATATCGTCCCGTTCGTGGGCCGACGGGGGTTCGCCGTGCGTGTCCGGATCCAGCACGTAGAGGAAAGCACCTCGTGGTGGGATTTCGACCCCCCAACGCGACATGACCGCCCAGCCCTTTGCGCGAACCGCGGTCCAGCTATTCCTTCCCGGCCACGTTCCGCAATCTCTCGACCACGACTCCCTTGAGTTGGCCGTCGGCAGTTTTTATAGGACCAGGCAACCCGGTGCCGGTGCCGTTCGATGCCTGACTGGTACCCTTTGCCTCGGCGACCGCAACTCGACCCGATCCGGAGCCGCAGATCCAATCCGGAAGCTCGGTCCCCTTTCCGGCTAGTCTGGTGACACGCAGACGCTTCGAGACGTTCGTTGGATCTCCGTCGATCGGTGTGAACCAATCGAAACCGTGGTATCGGGCGAGGTAAGCCCGGGCGAAAAATCGCCCGAACAACCCCGAAAACGCGCGCCGCATCTCCTTGCCGCGGCCAGGCCCCTTGCCCTTCCAAATGAGTCCGTCTCCGCCGGGGACGAGGAGCTCTTCGAACAGCAGGGCCAATGGCCTGCTCGATCCGCCACCGGTCTGAAGGAGCTCTCCGATGGCACATGCGGCCACGAAATCGGTATCCACCTCGCATTGGCCGCCGGGACTTATGCCGGAAAGCAACTCCTTTGGGCAGGCGCTGGGCGGCCGGACTACATAGCGAATCTTGTGAACGCTCATCTGTCCCCACGCCCCTCACAAATCTCCGTTAAAATCTAATACCATGCACGAATGTCGCAGCCTTTCCTCCCGCGCGACCATGGATTCACTTAGATTGCGCCGGACTTGTCCTGCAAGCGAAAATTGAGCAAAATTCTACCGTGCGGAGACAATCGACGTGGATGCATTCGTTTTTCTGAAGGGATTGCCAGCCGTTCTCGGCATCGTGGGCTTCTTCGTCTATCTCTGGGCCGGCCAGTACCGCATCGGCGGTGACCTCATGAAGGGCGTCGTCGATAAGCTGCGCGCCGCTCCAAATGTCGACATCAAGGATTACGCATCGCTCACGCCGACGCGCATCGGTCAATTGATCGAACGGGACACGGCCGTCCGCAGTGTGGTGAACGATCAGGACGTGAAACTGATCCGCCTCATCGTCATTCTCCATAACGTCTTGACCTTGATAGTGCTTCTAGTCTGCGCCGCACTCGTCGGCCTCGGCATTTGGCTCATCGCAAGGCCTGAGCCCCTGTCAATCGTGGCCAGACCGCCCGTTGCCGCACGTGCGAACGCCGACCTCGCGCTGACCGTTCTCGATCTGGTGAAGGTCGAATGGGATGCGAAGGGGCTGACCGAAAGCGTCAGCGTTTTCCTAGAGAACGTCGACACGAATGCGAGAACGAGCAAGAAGGCGGTATTGGCGGACGTCCGGAGCGTGACTTTCAGTGCCGACGATCTCCACGACGTCGCGAGCAACCGGAATTATCGCGGTAAGAACCGGGTACGCACGGTCATCGAATGGAGTGGACAAACCGTACATTCGGACATCGCGGATATCCTCGTTGGAATCAAATACAGGCTGATGGTCGGTGGGAAGCTGATCACTCCGCAGGGAAGCCGGTCGATAAATACTCTTTTGGCTACAATCGACGACAGTACGGAGCAGATGCCACGAGAATATTGCTTTTCGGTCGACTTCGCCGGCTGGAGCCACTCGAACTCGGCCTTAGTGGCTCCCCTCAAAGCCTGCAACTCCAAGGCGGAGGTGAACCTGCCCTTCCTTCAGCAGGTCGAATGGGGCCGCCCACCCGGCCTTGTTCTCAACGATCCTCTGGCCGACAGACCTATTGCTCGGCTGTGCATTGCCGCGCCGCAGCATTCCGGCAACAATTGCTGACGGACCATGTCGATGGCGGCACCTGCACTGCCTTTCCTTGGAGAGAGATCATGACGGAAGTGAATAGTGAAAACCTCAAGAAATGGGCCCTTGCTATCGTCGCCGAGGTCGAGCCTGACGACACGTTCGTCGTGGAAGACGGCTTCGATGCGCTGGTGGAAGAATGGCATCGCGCGGACGCACAGGATGAGGGCCGCTTCATCGGCGGGGCCGAAGTCGCGACTTTCGCCGCCATGGTCGCTCCGTTTCTTCTGGCGTTCTTCGGGGACGTCGCCAAGGACGTCGTGAAGGACAGAGTAAAGACGGCCATAGGGTCCCTGCTCGATCGGGTGCTGGATCGTCGTGCCAGGAAGGACGACGTGGAGAAGCTTCGCAAGGAAGTGTCGTCGGCGATCAATAAGAGCCGCTTCTCCGCGGCCGAGAAGGCTAAACTCGAGGCCGGTTTCGCCAAGCTGTTTGCCAAGGTTGGCCCGAAGAAATGAAGGGGACCCATCCCAGGAGTTTGCTGCGCCGCCTCGGCATTTCCGACGGCCCCGCCGCGGCGGCGATCATCATCTCGGTTTGTCTGCAGTATCTTTTTCTCGCAAAATTATGGGAGGGCTACCCGATACGGTACATGGGCGACGTCATCCATCAGAACGTCGTGCTTTCGATGATCGGCCTGACCGTGCTTGGCGCGATCGTCATCGCAGCTGCATCGCTGTACCGATGGCGAAACGGAACGAATGCCGCGTCGAAACTAGAACGACTTGCCGTGAACCCGTCCTTCGATCCCATCCGATCAACGCTGGAGCAGATCGCGGCACGTTCGACCCTGCGTTCGCAGCCTCGCCTCCTGTACACTCCGAAGAACGGTGACGCGTTGGAAGCCAGAGAACGCGTGACGCCGTCCGGCGATGCGGTCGTCGTCGGTCTCAATCAGCGTGCTAGACAACGCGATCAACCACGTGCCTTCGAAGCCATGATTGGGCATGAAGTATCGCACCTCGAACTTGGCGAAACCTGGCTTGAAATTTGGGCAAGACGCGGCATCCTCCTGCATTTTCGAACGCTCGGCTGGGCGGTCGCGATATTCTGCCTGGTGCTCGGTTTCATCGATCGCAGAGGCATCGGCAGCCATCCCCCTTTCGGAGGCTTCATTCCGGTCTTCGATGGCGCTATCTTTGCCGGCCTGTCCTCCCAGTTCGCGGTTCTGATCCTCTCGAGCGCGATCGTTTTCGTCTATTCATACTTCTTCGTCGTTCGCCGCGAGCACATCCACGATTTCCGCGGCTCCCAACTTGCCGGAACGGACGCCTTGGCCGACGTCTTCGCCGCCCAGCAGCCGCCGGCGTTCCGGCCGTTCGACGCCTTCAAAGATTTCTTCAATCTGCATCCTGATCCGGCCGCACGAACCCGCGTGATCAGAAATCGTGACCTGATCCTGATTTCGGTGATCCTGTATCCGTTGGTCATGTCGGGCTTGCAGCCGTTGACATTGTTGCTGACGGCGGGCTGGCGCGACTTTTTCGGCGTGGCGAGAGAGGCTTGGAATTTCGGCCTGACTGTCGCCTCCGGCCTCTTCCTGTATGCCGTTCTGCGCGCTGATCTTGCAAGGTTGGGTTTGGGTCTGCTTTTGGACCCACGTCGGTACGCCCTGTTCGTTCCGATCTACGCTCTGGTCGCGGGTCTAGCCACACAGATCCCGCGCATCGTGCTGGAAGTCCTATACGGCTGGCGTCATGAATTTTCGCTCGACCAGATCGCCGATCGGATTTGGAGCGGAACGCTGATCGGGGGTGCTCGCATCGCGCTCATGACGGCCGCCATCCTCGGCCTGCTCGCCTTCCTGAACGGCGTCCGCATCGCCGCAACCGGCGAAACAAGGCCGGGCAAATGGAGCGCTATAGGTGACGCGGTTGCCGCCATTCTGGTGGTCGGAGCGTTCACCATCGCAAGCCTATCGAGCCTTCAGTTCGCTATCGGCGTGCTGGCATTCTGCGCGCCTCTGATCTTCGCTTATGCAATATTGTTTGCATTAGTTTGTCGATGTCTGGACTGCGGTCGCAGGCGCACTTCTGCTCTGCGGCTGTCGACGCGATGCAGTTGCGGGAGGGACCATTTGTCTCTGCCAAAGCTTTGGACTCGACATCCATTCGAGGTCCAGCTGTCGGTACCGAACCAGGTGGACATCAAGGGTCGAGAGAAGCCGGCCTAAACTGGTCGGACTCGGCGAATGTGAATTCGCTTTCCTGGAGGGCCACTCCGAATTGCCAGGCGATCTTCTGCGGCAAAGCTTTGCGCCAGTACAAGCTCTGCTCGTGCAAGGAATGCGAGTCGCCTTCCAAGTGCTTCTTCGGACAGCCGCCCCAACAGACCGGAAGGAACGAGCAGCGGCTGCAATTGGGCTGCCGCGTTGGGTCGAAGCCGGTCCACCAGGCCGCATCGCGGCCGGGCACCATGTCGCCTCCGGCACGGCGGATGGCGACGGGGCGGTCCTTCTCGCCCACTTGAAGCCCGCACCGATAGTGATTGCCGTCCGCTCCGATCACGATCGAATCGTTGGCCAGCGCTGCACAAACGGAGGTCCTTGGCAAAGGATAGAGCGAGCGGGTTGTGGTTTCGTCGAGAGTTGCTTCGTCGGGGACCATCTGCCGGGACCGTTCGCGAAGTCTCTCAAACTCTTCCTCAGAAAGCTTCGTGCGGCTAAGAAATCCGGCGCGCTCGGAAAAGTCGGATATCCGTGCGAGTTGAAAAACGCACGGAAACGCTCTGTCGAACCAGCCGCGGTCCTTGCAGAAGGCGATGAAGCCGTCCAAATCGCATTGGTTTCCGTGATCGGCATTGAACCTTACGTCGACGCGTACCACCTCGAGCAATCCGTCGACCACCGCGGTCGCCTGATCGAACGAGGAGACAGACGGATCGGGCGCCCTGCCCCTTCTATATCGGCGTCTCTTGTCGTGGTTCGGTTTGAGGCCGTCAAAGGAAATCTGCACCTGCCGGAGGCGGTGTCGCCTCACGAAGCCGGCGATGTCGTCCGGCCAGCATGTCCCGTTCGAAATTACGGAAGCGGAGTAACTTACCCCGATCTCCTTGCATAACGATTGAAGCGCAGCGGACGCTGCATCGATGAAATCGACGTTGAGGAGCGGCTCTCCGCCGTACCAGTCGACGTGAAGGCTGTCCTTACCCGACGCGACAAGGCGCTGTCGGGTCCAATCGACTATCGCCGGAACATCGCCTTCTGCGAGAGCATCGCGGGATCTCTCTTCGTAGCAGTAGTAGCAACCCAGGTTGCAGTCCTGCGTCGTCGTGAGGGTGATGACCATAGGCGTCCGTCCACGCGCATGCCAATAGCGCTCGCGGATCATGTCTAGCTCGTCGAATTCGTGGTCGACGAGAAAGCCCCCTCGCCGTAGTGTGGCGAGGAGCGTACGCGGGATCGTCTTGGCGGCGACCCTCCGCGGAGGACCGCAAAGCAGCTGCGCAAGCTCGCGCGCGTCCTGGCCCGACAGCCGAACCGAAGCGCCCGTACCCGCGTTGTACAGGACGTTGTCGTCGCCTAGCGGGACGCAGAAGTTGTAGCGCGATGATCGCAGACGATGCCGCGCTGCAGTCACTTGTCGATATCGACGATGGCGAGGCAGATATTCGTGCCGTACCCGCAAAGCCGAGCACCGACGCGACCGGCCTTCTTCAGATCCGGAGTGATAGTTTCGACCTGAACGACGTGCAGCTTGCCGGGTCGGACCTTCAACTTTACGTCCTTGTCGTCGGAGACGATCAAGCTCACCTTCGGCTTCTTGGTCGGCTTTCGCGCCATGGCTTCCTCCCGCCCCGTTTCCGTGAACAACCTATGGTCGCACATTCTTCGCAATCGTCAAGTGCAGCCTTTTGCCCGTCCGAACTTAGGAATCCCTGACGGCGGCGTGCGCCTGGCATCGAAGCCGTATCGAGGCTAAGCGTCCAGCGAACTCGTTTTCAATCGCTCCACCGGGTTTCGCCGATGATGTGGGTACCCGACTTCGCGACGGCCGCCGACGGCAGGCACGTCGGCAAGTCCATCGGCAGGGTTGTAGCCGGTGGAGGACCGATTGAGACTTTGGTCAGGTGGCGTTCAAGGTCGCTTCGGCTGCTTTAATCTTGCCGAGGATATCCTCGAAAGAAGGGATCCTCCGAAGATCATGCCGGCCATCTTCTGGTAGTCCGCCTTCAAAGGTTCGAGCATGCCGTCGACCGGTACGATACCGAACGTTCCGGGAGTCGCCTGGTCGAGATCGAGAGGCTTCCGGTTGAAGTAGAGGCGGGCATGGCGAACGCAGCTTTCCGCGAGCTCCAGATCTTTAAGTGCGGCTTCGCCGTGTTCGGAGGTCAGAAGCCGGAATATGTCGTAGTAATGGCGCGACAATCGCTGCCCGTCCTTGTAGAGCTCCCCTCTGTTCTGGAACCAGTGTCGCTGTCCGTGTAGGATGATGATCTTGTCCCAGAACGTCCTCTCGGGCTTGATCGTCAGCACGTTTGGCACGGTGAGGTCCAGGCCGTCGGTGTCGGTGGCAGAATATGGACTGATCGTTTTCGTCTCATGCGGATCGAGCGCCGACTTAGCGCCGGATTCGATCTTCACGACGCGTCGGACGTACCGCTCGTCGGAATCCGCGAATGCGCTTGGATAGTGGAAGAGCAGGGATTGAGCGTCGGGGTCGTCCGGATCGGGCTCGATCTTGAACGTCAGTCCTTCGAGCTCACCAGCGGCGAAGTTCGTCAGCGCGTTCTGGAATTCGCCGTTAATGAAACTGCTGCACCGCTCCTTTATTTCGTCAAGCTTTCGCTTGCGTTCGTTCGATCCCATCGCGCGGAGATCGTCATCTGACGGGAAGTTTTCGCCGGGCAGGTCGTCGCGGAATACGGTGATGTCGATGTCTTCCGAGAACCGCTGGATCAGATCGAAGGCCTTCGAGAGTGACGTGCCGCCCTTGAAAAGCAGACGCTGCTCGATGCCCGCCTTGTTGTAGAGCGCGTCGAGGATCCAACAGACCCAAAAGTCCTTTTCGATGTTCTCCGGGGGGCACGAGAGACGCTGTCCGGTTTGTTGGAACAGTCCCCGCCGGTCTTCAGCGCTTGCTCGAATGATCTGCGGCAGGTCGGTCATGATCGCATCTCATTGGCCGCGGATCGGCGGGAGCGGATCTGGCGCCGTTGCGTCGGACTTGAGGATATCTTTTACGATAGGAACGAGCCAGTCGGGGAGATCACCCAAGTGGTCCTGCAAATCCTTTCGCATGCGGTGCCCGTCGTCGCCGTCGTTCAGGATGGACTTGAGGCGCTTTGCGATCTTGTCGCCATCCGAAGGAAGAACGTCGCGCAGCCAAATCAGAGCTTGCACCAACTGCGCGGCCGGGCGGTCAGCCCACAGAAGTCGACTTGGCGCGACTTTCTTGAAGTCGATGACCATTTGGTCGAGTTGGATCGGCTTCACGCGGGCGTCCGTCCACACGACCACCTTCGCCGGGACGGCGTTGGTAAGTCCCAAGTTGTTGGCGGCGGTTATTCCGTCGACCAGTACTTTGGCGCCGTCCCGTCTCGCGACCGCCTGAATCACCGACTTGTAGTCCGGTGGCGAAATCTTCTTCGTCAGTTGGTTGGTGCGAGCAAGATCGTAGAGACCTTGGTCGATGCGCCTGATGCGGTTGTCACTCCGGAGGCGGTGGAGGGCGACGTCGACAGCCGATCGAGTGCCGGTGTCCGCAAAATCGCGTGCGGTCCATACCTTGCTCGGCTGAGGGTCATGGCTCATCCGATCGTATATCTGGTTCGCTGTGCTAGCCATTTTACGGTTCCCTTGTAAGAAATTTGCGCCTTAAATCTTACAAAGTCAAGACCGCGTAAGAAATATGACTCATATTCCTTACGGCCGTCTAATTTCGGCGCCGGAACATATCGGAGCAGCGAAGCACCACGCGATGGGCCTCTTCCAGGAGCCATCGCGAGATTTCCGGCTGTTTCGGCGTCTTTGCCCAGTCAGATTACGTAAAATAGAGGATTCCCTCGGGTTGGTTTGGAAAAGTGCTAATTTACTTAGTATGGCTGAGCAAAAGGACAGAAAGCTAAACAAGCTCGAAAGGACTCTCCCTCAGGGGCTTCTGGT
The window above is part of the Bradyrhizobium guangdongense genome. Proteins encoded here:
- a CDS encoding nucleotidyl transferase AbiEii/AbiGii toxin family protein, which gives rise to MTDLPQIIRASAEDRRGLFQQTGQRLSCPPENIEKDFWVCWILDALYNKAGIEQRLLFKGGTSLSKAFDLIQRFSEDIDITVFRDDLPGENFPSDDDLRAMGSNERKRKLDEIKERCSSFINGEFQNALTNFAAGELEGLTFKIEPDPDDPDAQSLLFHYPSAFADSDERYVRRVVKIESGAKSALDPHETKTISPYSATDTDGLDLTVPNVLTIKPERTFWDKIIILHGQRHWFQNRGELYKDGQRLSRHYYDIFRLLTSEHGEAALKDLELAESCVRHARLYFNRKPLDLDQATPGTFGIVPVDGMLEPLKADYQKMAGMIFGGSLLSRISSARLKQPKRP
- a CDS encoding DUF6088 family protein, which codes for MASTANQIYDRMSHDPQPSKVWTARDFADTGTRSAVDVALHRLRSDNRIRRIDQGLYDLARTNQLTKKISPPDYKSVIQAVARRDGAKVLVDGITAANNLGLTNAVPAKVVVWTDARVKPIQLDQMVIDFKKVAPSRLLWADRPAAQLVQALIWLRDVLPSDGDKIAKRLKSILNDGDDGHRMRKDLQDHLGDLPDWLVPIVKDILKSDATAPDPLPPIRGQ
- a CDS encoding radical SAM/SPASM domain-containing protein, with translation MIRERYWHARGRTPMVITLTTTQDCNLGCYYCYEERSRDALAEGDVPAIVDWTRQRLVASGKDSLHVDWYGGEPLLNVDFIDAASAALQSLCKEIGVSYSASVISNGTCWPDDIAGFVRRHRLRQVQISFDGLKPNHDKRRRYRRGRAPDPSVSSFDQATAVVDGLLEVVRVDVRFNADHGNQCDLDGFIAFCKDRGWFDRAFPCVFQLARISDFSERAGFLSRTKLSEEEFERLRERSRQMVPDEATLDETTTRSLYPLPRTSVCAALANDSIVIGADGNHYRCGLQVGEKDRPVAIRRAGGDMVPGRDAAWWTGFDPTRQPNCSRCSFLPVCWGGCPKKHLEGDSHSLHEQSLYWRKALPQKIAWQFGVALQESEFTFAESDQFRPASLDP